The genomic interval ACTGTTGGTGCGCCCGCAAATTCGCGAGTTGGTCCGCGAAGCGCGTTACGCCAAATATGAAATCGCACCGTTGGAGCCGGGTATGGGCACGACCCTGGGCAACGCGTTGCGCCGTGTCCTGCTCAACGACATTATCGGGGCTGCCATCACGGAAGTGTGGATTGAAGGTGTGCCCCACGAGTACACGGTCATCGCTGGCGTCAAAGAGGATGTCGTGGAAATTCTGCTCAACCTCAAAGAGGTCGCCATTCGGGTCGCCGACACAGTGAACCCGCGCATGTCCTACATCGCCCGCATTCAAGTGCAGGGGGAAGGCGAAGTCACTGGCGCCGACATTCAAATGCCCTTCGGTTTTGAAGTCGCCAACCCTGAAGTCCACATCGCCACTTTAACCGATAGCAACGCGGCGTTGGACATGCAATTAACGATCCGCTTGGGCAAGGGGTATTTGCCGTTGGAGCGCATTGACCGCGCCAAACTGCCGCTGGGAACCATCCCCGTGGACGCCATCTTCGCACCGGTCAAAAAGGTGAACTTCATCGTAGAGCCGACCCGCGTGGGCGTCCGCAGCGATTACGACCGATTGGTGCTGGAAATTTGGACCAACGGGGCGATTGACCCGGATCAAGCGCTGGTGGAAGCGACCCAGTTGCTGATGGAACATCTGCGGCTGCTGCAGCCGTTGGGAATGGCGCGACGGTTCGTCCTGCAAGAGTTGGGCATTGATGAAGGGGCGTTGCCCTCCTCCAGCGGCATTCCCATCGCCTCGTTGGGCTTGCCGTCGCGCGTCGTCAACTCGCTCCAACGCAGCGGCATCCTCACCTTGCAAGAGTTGACCCGCTTTTCCCGTGAGGAACTGATGGAACGCATCTCTGGCTTGGGCGAACAATCCGTCAGTTTGCTGGAGGCGAAACTGCGCGAACACGGGCTTTGGTTCCGTGAGGATTCGGAGGAGTGAGCGAGAATGCGGCACCGCAAAGGCTACAAGGAACTGGGGCGTTGGCCGGCACACCGCAAAGCCTTGTTGCGCAACCTTGTCGCGTCGCTGTTTCTTCACGAGAAAATTGAGACGACTTACACCCGCGCCAAAGCCGCCCAGCGGTTGGCGGAGAAATTGATCACCACCGCCAAGGAGGATACAGTTGCCGCACGCCGTTTGGTGGCTGAATATATCCCAAACCCGTTGCGACGGGAGGTCGTGACGAAACTGTTCACGGAGATCGCACCCCGCTACAAGGAGCGCAACGGCGGTTACACCCGAGTCATCAAGGCAGGTGCTCGGCAAGGCGACGCCGCCGAAATGGCAGTGCTCATGCTCGTTGAGTGATGCGGCACATCAAGTTGAGTGATGCGGCACATCAAGTTGGTCGTCGGCTATGACGGCACCGACTTTCACGGTTTCCAGCGCCAAGGCGGATTGCGGACAGTGCAAGGGGAATTGGAACGCACTTTGACAATGTTGTTGGGACACGAAGTCCGTTTGAAAGCGGCTGGACGCACCGATGCCGGCGTCCACGCGGAAGGACAGGTCGTCAGTTTTTGGACAGATAGACCGATCCCGACCGAACAGTTGCCGCGGGCACTAAACGGGTTGCTCCCACCAGACATCGTTGCCAAAAGCGCCCAAGAGGTGCCGCCCGACTTTCATCCGCGTTTTGACGCGACCAGTCGGGTCTACCGTTACTTGATTGACAACCGCGCTGTCCCGTCGGCGCTGTTGCGTCGTTACGCGTGGCACATCGCCGCGCCGCTGGATGTAGCCGCCATGCGCGAGGCAGCGCGCTGGCTCGTGGGTGTGCATGACTTTGCGTCCTTTCACGCCAGCGGCAGCGATGTGGGGTCCACCGTGCGCGAAATGAAACGGGTGGTCGTCACTCAACGAGGGGGCATTATCGCCGTCACGCTGGAAGCCAATGCCTTCCTGTATCACATGGCACGCATTATCGTCGGAACATTAGTAGACATCGGGCTAGGCAAGCGTCCACCGCAGGCGATGCACGCTACTTTAATGGCGCGCGACCGCGCTGCCGCCGGCAAAACAGCGCCGGCGCACGGTTTGTGTCTCATGCAGGTCAAATATGGGCGAAAAACGACGACGCGCCGCGCAAACTAAGCCGTTTTATGTGAAGGAGGCAGCCGCGATGGCAAACAAAACGACATGGATCAACGCCAAAACGGTGGAACGGCGCTGGTGGGTCGTGGATGCCAGCGGGCAAATCTTGGGTCGGCTCGCCAGCGAAATCGCCCGCCTTTTAATGGGTAAACATAAGCCCCAGTGGCAGCCGAATTTGGATATTGGGGATGGCGTTATCGTGGTCAACGCCGACAAAGTGCGCCTAACGGGCAAAAAGCTGGACCAAAAGTTTCATTACCGCCATTCAGGGCGACCGGGGAACTTGAAGGCTTACAGTTACCGCTGGATGCTGGAGCACCGTCCAGAGCGCGTCATTGAATTGGCGGTGTCCAAAATGCTGCCGAAAAATCGGTTGCGGGCACGGATGCTCAAGCGGCTGCGCGTCTACCGGGGGGCGACGCACCCTCACGAAGCCCAGTCCCCCCAACCGCTTGCACTGTCACCAGTGCGGGCGCCCGCAGCGTCAGGCAGCGAGCGGAGTCCGCAGTGAAGACGATCAACGGAGTTAGATGAAAAGGAGGTGCCGCACCGGCATGGAACACGCAGCGTTGCCCGTTGAGGAGATACCCACACCGCCAGCAACCGGTGGGGGTGAA from bacterium HR17 carries:
- the rpoA gene encoding DNA-directed RNA polymerase subunit alpha — encoded protein: MLTMGELLVRPQIRELVREARYAKYEIAPLEPGMGTTLGNALRRVLLNDIIGAAITEVWIEGVPHEYTVIAGVKEDVVEILLNLKEVAIRVADTVNPRMSYIARIQVQGEGEVTGADIQMPFGFEVANPEVHIATLTDSNAALDMQLTIRLGKGYLPLERIDRAKLPLGTIPVDAIFAPVKKVNFIVEPTRVGVRSDYDRLVLEIWTNGAIDPDQALVEATQLLMEHLRLLQPLGMARRFVLQELGIDEGALPSSSGIPIASLGLPSRVVNSLQRSGILTLQELTRFSREELMERISGLGEQSVSLLEAKLREHGLWFREDSEE
- the rplQ gene encoding 50S ribosomal protein L17, with translation MRHRKGYKELGRWPAHRKALLRNLVASLFLHEKIETTYTRAKAAQRLAEKLITTAKEDTVAARRLVAEYIPNPLRREVVTKLFTEIAPRYKERNGGYTRVIKAGARQGDAAEMAVLMLVE
- the truA gene encoding tRNA pseudouridine synthase A; translation: MRHIKLVVGYDGTDFHGFQRQGGLRTVQGELERTLTMLLGHEVRLKAAGRTDAGVHAEGQVVSFWTDRPIPTEQLPRALNGLLPPDIVAKSAQEVPPDFHPRFDATSRVYRYLIDNRAVPSALLRRYAWHIAAPLDVAAMREAARWLVGVHDFASFHASGSDVGSTVREMKRVVVTQRGGIIAVTLEANAFLYHMARIIVGTLVDIGLGKRPPQAMHATLMARDRAAAGKTAPAHGLCLMQVKYGRKTTTRRAN
- the rplM gene encoding 50S ribosomal protein L13 yields the protein MANKTTWINAKTVERRWWVVDASGQILGRLASEIARLLMGKHKPQWQPNLDIGDGVIVVNADKVRLTGKKLDQKFHYRHSGRPGNLKAYSYRWMLEHRPERVIELAVSKMLPKNRLRARMLKRLRVYRGATHPHEAQSPQPLALSPVRAPAASGSERSPQ